In the genome of Brachypodium distachyon strain Bd21 chromosome 3, Brachypodium_distachyon_v3.0, whole genome shotgun sequence, the window CCTTGCAATGCACGGGACAACAACTACCAGGTATGTACTGATGCAACAGTAGTTTCATTGtccttttatttttggttCTTTCTCTTGTTATTTTCTTTACGCCTATCTTTCCAGGCTCTTGGTTGGCAAGCTACAGCTGGTAGAACAAGCATGCAGCGTTGTGCTGCATCAACTCAATGGTTCAATGAAAGAATTGCACTCGCTAGATATGCACATGTAAGGGCTGTCTGTATTCCAGTGAATTATTCCAGTTCGTGTGAAATTGAGTTGAACATTAATTCTTATTAAAACAGGTGCCATTGGGAAACTTTGAACTTGATTGGCTTCTTTTTACTGCCGATGTGTTCTTTTCAAGGGCATTGCATGATCAACAGCAGGTTTGTTTTGTCTTGAGTTGATGCAATTAGgctgtttgtttgttgtgctgtgtcttgtgtattgtgtctTGGGGCTCTTCCCCCTTGTTatactgtatatatatatttcttttttaatatattACTGTCGGAGCCTCTCGTACagtttctttcaaaaaaaaaaattaggctGTTTGTTATAAATGTGGTGAGCTCCTCATATTGATGTTATGTCGACTTTTGCACCAGAATATTTCCAGCTTAGTAAATGACATGCAGCTTTATAGCAAAACTAGGAATATTAGCCAGCTTCATCATAGTCAAAATTGTTCCTTGATTTTTATTTGGCCTGAGATAATGTAAACGGCATATGATTTGCCCATGGAGGATAAAACAATCAGGAATAGACTGGCCATCATGAACTCAGCAACTTGGATGGTTGGACCATTTTGCATGGAACCAACTGCTTTCTGGCAAGTTCATCTTCGTTCGGGAAAACTCATTCCCACTACCCCTTGAGGCAGTTTCTAAGGGTGGTTTTGGTTATGTTGATACAGATCAGCATGATTTTGCCACTTTCTTTGCCTCGTCACTTGATTCTAGTTGATATGGATATGatttagcaaaaaaataaaattcctCTCTTCATCGTCTTGTCCACATCTGGTAAGGGCAAACCCCTGTCTTGCCCAATTTTCAGACCCCAAATCCCACTTGACAATGCTACTCTTACTGAAGTGATCCTTCAACTGGCTCCCCATCAACTTCCCTGTATTATTTCCCTCTTCCTCTGCAGCTCTGATGTGGACATCGCACCTGGCACATCGAGCTCCACATGGGCATGGTGGTGGCCAACAAGGCCGGTGTTGTGCTGGTAGCATCAGATGCAGGGCACGTGGTCAATGCAGCAGGAATAATTTAAATTGAGCAATTTTGTAGTCATGAGGCTTATCCACACTTTTGTGATAGTTTCTGTGTGTGGACTTAAGGGAAAACCATCTTGTACTTGTTGAAGACATTCTGCCTTGGTGAATGAAGCTGGAACGTCATCAGTCTCTGATTTTTTATCACACTATCTTGGTCGGACTGATTTCTTATGTGCTAAAGTTATTTGGCTCTTGCATTTGTTCTTTCTCTAAATCTAGTATGGTGTGTGTTGAACATGCAATCCCTGACTTGTTGTATTTGCTAGGTACTCTGGATATCTGATGATGGCATTCCTGATTTAGGAGGCACATATGAAGGAGATACATGTTTTGCTGATGAAGTGAGTagccttcttttgttctcttaAGACTGCCTCGTGTTTTACCATTTGCACTATTTCCTCTGCTTGAATTAAGTATAAACTTCATTTTACAGGTCATTCAGCCTTCGCTAACTTATCCTGGTGCATATAGAAGAGTTGCCGTTGAGCTTAAGGTAGGGCCTCAAAGGCATTTGCTTTGACGTCATAAACGTAATATGCTCATTTCATTTCAGCTGGTAATTTATTTGCATTTACACATATTTCTTCTTCAGATTCATCACTTGGCAGTAAATTCTCTCCTTAAGAGCAGTCAAGTGGATGAAATGGAAGGAGGATCCATCGGCAGCTTTGAAAATGACATTCCTCCTGGTCTACATGCCACTGAAACTGACTGTAATGACGCTAGCTTATGTCTACCTGCTTTCCAAGTGCTGAAGCAACTCATTCAAAGATGCATCTCAGACGCAGTATCTTCTGGAAATGTATTTGCTGATGCAATTTTGCAACATCTCTACCGTTGGCTTTGCAGGTACTAATTGATATGTTTCCACTTGAACCTCTAGTATTTTGTTTCCCTTCTAATTGTAATGTGCTCTTCCCACATTGTCATGTCTATATTTTTCAGCCCACGGTCGAAACTTCATGATCCAGCTCTCCACCGTCTCCTTCATAATGTAAGCTAAATTACTCAACATTTCTGTCGCTCTTTTTATTTCACACGACAGATATTTGGGACTTCTTTTATTGCTAGCAGAGTTACAAGTCCCCTGTTATTTGCCAGTACATTTGCGATTTTAATAATTTATTTCCTGATGGTGAGTGTTCCTTTCAAATGTGTCACTTGATACCCTCTGGACATTTGTTTCTCTGCCTGTAACTTACTTACCCTGTCTTTCTTATGGATGGTTATACCTTCTCAGGTCATGAAGAAGGTCTTTGCTCTATTAGTGGCTGAATTTCGAAAGCTTGGAGCTAATGTTATCTTTGCAAACTTTTCTAAGATAATCATAGATACTGGAAAAGCAGACTTGCCGTCAGCACGTGCATACTGTGATAGCCTGCTGAAAACCTTACAGACAAGGTACTATTTAACATCCCACTGCAAATATGAGAGGGTTATGACTTAAGTGAAACTAAGAGCATCTGTGTTTAGGGATCTTTTTGAGTGGATAGAGCTGGAACCTTTGCACTATTGGCATTCCTTACTGTTCATGGACCAGGTTTGTACTTTCCATTGTGTTACCCAAGATGAATTTGTTAATTAGTTAATTGTGTTTCTTCAAACATGATTTGACCTTTAATGTTTCATGTTTTGTTCTATGGTTCAGTATAACTATGGTGGGATTCAGGCTAAAACACAAAATCTAACATCTGAGGACGAATCAGATGGTGATAATGATATCGACATTGTGTCAAGCTGGAACATAGCAGAATACTTACCCAAAGCTACACAGGTCAGGCATTTTATCAAGTCAAAGCCACCtaaatttgttttctctctttgATGACTGGGACGTTCTCCACTGTGCACCAAATGTTCAGTAACTATTCTGCAATTGTTTAGTAGAATATTTGACATAACCTTTTCTAAAAATCCAGGATCACTTTGTCTTGATCGTATCGGAGTTCCTATATATTCCATGGAAATACATGAAAGAAGAAGTAGCTAAACGAGCAGCTACAAGGGATGATACTTCATGCACTCCATCTATAACAATCATGGCCGCTGAGAATCTTGAGGGCCAGGTCATAGCTTACCTCCGTGGGCAGGTAACCGGACATTTATCACCATTCTTTTATCCCTTGCTGGAACTGACATGTCCCAAACACAACCTCCTCTAATCTGAATCTTGTATTTGATTTGGCAGGTCAGCGGTTACTTTGCAAGCAAGCTTCTTACAATTGTGGATGATATACTTCACCATTTCAAAGGAAAAGGCAAATCTGAATCAGTTGAATCTGCAAGTAGAGAACCTGATCCTCACACACAAAAAGGCGATGCTGCATTGGAGTTCATTAAACATATATGCGCTGTTCTTGCTCTCGATCAGAACGTTCAGCATGATATTCTGGTAAATCTCCTATTGAACCCATACTGAACCAAtagttacatttttttttctgtagcAACTTAAATCAGGAGATTATTTGTTATTTCATTAACTTGGTAAATGAGGCTCTGTGTTCTACTTGTTCTGTTGCTTATCACAGATTAATTATAAAGTGAAAGGCATTCTAATTGCATGGCATGTCTTTCTTTTTGGATTGACATGTTTCCTGAATAATTCAGTTCAACCTCTTAAATATAATACTTGTCCTGTCCTGATTTTGAATTACTCATTACAAATTCAAGAGTATTGTTCTGCTTCCTGACATGAAAATCAACCCCTTTTATTTCAAATATTATATTATGGAGTTAGCTTTTGTCTCACTCATAATTGTGTTATTATTCCTCTCATCATGTCCAATATATCTATGACAGAGAATGAGGAAGAACTTGTTAAAGTTGGTCCGTGTGAAGGAATTTGCTCCAGAAGCACAATTCCAAGATCCCTGTGCCTCGTTCACTCTCCCAAACGTGATCTGCAGGTATTCTACCTTCAAACTTAATTGTAGAAAACCTTTGGCAGTAAGCTGTCTAAAGCTGACTTTTGGAAATTAGGTGTCCAAACCATGCACGTACGTTTATTTCCCCTTAATGTTAGTGTTACCAAGTCTCACAAAGTAAGATCATGTTGGCAGCTATTGCAATGATTGCCGGGATCTTGATCTCTGCCGTGATTCAGCACTCCAAGGTCATGAGTGGAGGTGCGCGGTACCGCAATGTGGACAGCCGTACCACCGTGAGCAGATGGAAAATGCACTTCTGCAGGTTGTCCGGCAGCGGGAGAGGCTTTACCACTTGCAGGATTTAGTGTGCCTCCGCTGCAGGCAAGTGAAAGCAGCCCATGTATCCGAGCAGTGCTCCTGTGGAGGCTCATTCCGGTGCAAGGAAGAGTCGTCATATTTCCTTAGCAAGATGCGGGTTTTCCTAAAAGTTGCAGTCAGtcaaaagttcgagctgcTTCAGGATTGTGTCCAATGGATTCTGGAAGTCAGGTGATACCTGTAGCTAACCCAGTTAGCAACTTAACATAGTATAGTTAATCCCTGGTTTATAGCACCAACTTACATTGATTAGAGGCGCAAAGAATGTACAGGAATAGCTGCATCGATAGAACTAGTATATGCATGTTTTGCTGCCTTCCACGTTATGCAGGCTTGCAATCCTTGTAGTCTTATATACAATGAGAATGATATGTCTGTTTATCTTAATTTAAATTTTGGTGTTCATTATGGCCTACAGATAACAGGAGCACCGGCACACGTGTTAAGAGCCGGCACGCAGATGTCATACTGTATTTGTTTGTTATCATTGTTGTAGACTTGGAAATTCGAGCGGTGGGCTGGTGGGGTTTGGATTTGTTCAAGTTGGTGCGCAATCCTacctcagcagcagcttgcCCCGAGGCTTATTCTGAATGTTTGGCTACTTCTGCGAGCCCTAGATACCTGCCATTATTGTAATTTTATAGAAGCTTTGTCAAACTTGTCCTTCCTCTGTGACGACTGTTTGCTATAGGTGGGATGACGATATTTCTGACATTTTGAAAGGATAGAGAAGGCCTATGGTCTTGTTTATATCGGTATTGTATTACTATAGTGACAATAATTGTGTGTTGACATCACAAGTTCAGAGCACCTGTTGGCCTGCAAGTGGCAGGTCAGAAAATTGTTTGCCCAACGAGCGAAAGCTCAATTGCCTCGACGGGTGGTTGTTTGGGCATGTAATCAAGTTGCCGTAGATCACATTTGGCGTGGTTTTGACCTGTTCATGAATGGCCTATTACTGTTGCTTGTTGGCGCAAACGGCTGAAGAAATTATCTTCGCTTTGAGAGTTCGTGCGTTTGGACTAAAGAAAAGCAATGTGCCGTCGAGTCCAAATTAACCTTAGCCTACGGTAGGTTCACCAGACAGTTACCGGAAGAAGATGCGGAAACAAACCTTTAAGGAACTCTTCGATAGCACAAAACATATAATTCAGAATAATGTTTTAGTTGTTTGTATGAAAAATGAAGTAATATTTCCAAAAGGTTAGATCCTATATGTAGATCTACTAGTGTTAAGGAATCTGCAGAAATTTGCTATGCATTCTAACTTCAAAtgaaagtaaaaataaaaatgacaaGGTTTGAAATGCTCTAAAAATCCTTTGAAATTCCTTCTCCTTCTAGCATGCGTTCATACACGAACCTAGAAACTTCACTGCCGGGTTATTGACACCACGATGAATTTGAGTTCCAATGGAAACGAAATTCCTACTCATGAACAAAATATGCATTTGAAAATTACTTTGTACTATCgtgccaacctttatgaaagGGAGGGAGCACCATGCATCTTCTTATTCACAGATAACAGTGAACACCGTATACATGTCTTGATTAACACGGAGACATGCATATGTGAGAACAAAATAGGCCATCCACAAACCATGGGAAACGGCAGGAAACAGTTGCAACTTGACATCGATCAACGTACCCGCGGACTTAAAGCTACTAACAATCAAGCAAGGATGCATGCGGGCCGGGAACAAATTAACCTCTGCATGCTCCAACAACAACATAATAAGCGCCCACTAAGAAGAAGGGGGAAAAAAAGATTACAACACAGGAAACTGATAAAAGGCCGGCGTTCGACTTAGatcgtcgtcggcgaagaagatcGGAGAAGAAGCAGTACACGCATGGATAAACATCATTCTTCAGGagcggccggcgacgaggaacGACGAGCCGGGGCTCATCATGTGGTACccctgctgctggtggtgctggtggtggtggtggtgcctgGCGCCGGCGAAGCGCGCGCAGCTGGGGGATGCGGATCCGCCGTGGCCCCCCTGCTGCTCCATCTCCCACATGACCTCCATGAAGTCGTCGACGGCGCAGGGCAGCTCCAGGGGCCCGTCGCATCCCGCGAAGCCGTACTCCGTCTCGGCCTCATCCAGCAGCGCCCGGAACAACGGGTGGTTGGCGCACCGGGCCCGCACCGCGAACCGCTCCTTCTCCGGGCCCACCAGCACCGCGAAGCACCCCGCCGGCACCGAGCACGCCATAGGGCGATGGTGaggcgacggcgatggcgggGCGCTGCTGCCAGTGCCAGAGCTTGACGACGGATGATGCCGCCGgtggtggccgccgccccccAGGGAGCGGCACTTCTGGAGCGTCTTGGCCAggatgttgctgctgctgctcttcctctcccctccAGCTGCAGCTTCCTTCATGGCTGATGATCAGAGACGACTGAAACTACAACTGAAAGACGGCAAGCTAGCGCAAGAAGGAAGCTGTAAGCTTGGCAGAAGAGAGATCTAGCCGCGGTCGTAGCCTTGGTGGAGGCGAGACATGTCCTTGGTGGCTTTTGGGGCGAAGAGAGAGTGGGCGCTCCTGGTGTTGTTGCAGTTCATGGCTCTTGGTGGACGGCAATAGGCGAAGGCGGAGGCATCGGCAGGTGGCCGATCGATCGAACGAGAGGAAGGAGAATCAAGGAACACACGAGAGGTCAGAGGTTCAGATTTAAAAGGGGGCCGGGGAAGTTGAGCGAGCGCCTCAGCTGGTCCTGGTCTCTCGCGCGCGGCCGGAGATGGATGGACCAAGATCGAAGGAAACCAAGGATGCGCATGCGCAAAACGAGGGAGAGGGCTGCGTTgggagcttcttcttctcttcttgtgACTAAATATAAGCGGCGGGAATGAGGAGAaggacgtacgtacgtaagCGCTAGCTAGGTGCACCTGCACGGGCCGGGTGTGTCCATTTTTAAGTGACGCGAGCGTGGACCGACGAAGATAAGCACGCGCATGACTTGGTACCCCGTAGAAGAGTGGTTCGTGGCAAGGGAAGGCACGTTGTATGTAGAGTAGTATACTCCTATAGTCGGGGAGTACGTATTCGGGCGCAGTGTGTCTTCTGCCCGGGGAGGCTCATACGGCCGGGGCCGTGTGGACAACTCGATCGATCCGAAGAAGCACGGcgaaatgcatgcatgcatgccaccgAGAACAGAGGTTCATCTGTTCCAGAGTTGATAGCTTAGCGTCTAGCTAGCGGCGTATGCAAACGTGCAGGTAAACTTGCTGCGTGCGTGTAGATCATTCTAGAATTGAAAATAAACTTTGGAATCCAATCCAAA includes:
- the LOC100829717 gene encoding auxin-responsive protein SAUR32; the protein is MKEAAAGGERKSSSSNILAKTLQKCRSLGGGGHHRRHHPSSSSGTGSSAPPSPSPHHRPMACSVPAGCFAVLVGPEKERFAVRARCANHPLFRALLDEAETEYGFAGCDGPLELPCAVDDFMEVMWEMEQQGGHGGSASPSCARFAGARHHHHHQHHQQQGYHMMSPGSSFLVAGRS